In Rhodopirellula sp. P2, the DNA window CACCTGAAGTCGTTGTTCGGCGGATGTGACAGTGGATGTGACGTCGCTTGCGAACCAACTTGCGGTTGCGAGCCAATTTGCGAACCCGTTTGCGGTTGCGAAGTCATCGAACCTTGCTGTGCACCCAAACAAGGCTTGCTCAAGCGTTTGTTCGCTAAGAAGCACGGCTGCGACGCTTGCTGCGAACCAGTTTGTGAGCCAGTTTGCGGATGCGAATCCGTTTGCGAACCTGTTTGTGGTTGCGAAGTTGTCGATCCTTGCTGTGACAGCGCACCTTGCTGCGATCGTCCCGTCTTGGGCATGTTCAAGAAGCTGTTCAGCCGCAAGAACGCTTGCTGCGACAGCGGATGTGACATCGTTGAGCCAACTTGCGGTTGCGAATACATCGAGCCTTCCTGTGGCTTCGAAGCACCAGCTTGCGGATGCGGACACTGATCCGTCCGACGCAACACTGACTCAAATGACCCAGTTCGTGTACGAAGCCACGAACTGAGTCGCCCTTGAGATTCCGATTGCCCTCGTGTTTGAAACTTCGGTTTCGAACGCGAGGGTTTTTCTTTGCGCGCTGAGCGTCTCTGCGTCGAGAAACATCCCATCGATCAGTGCGGCACGAAACGCTAGCCCCCCAAACAATGGAACCATCCGAATTCTTGGCGAATCCGGCTACCAGTAGGCCGGACCGTAGCGAAGCGGAGTTCCGGCAGCGCAGAGTAGAACAGTTGTCTCAACTGTTTGCGTGAAGGGGACCGTCTCGTCGAGCGGCATGACGCGATCGCGAGCACGGTTGGACGGAGAGGCGCGGGGGCGCAAAGCACCGGACAATTCCAGACACCCAATCGCGAGATTCCAAGCAACCGCTTCCCATCTTTCCTCTCACTTCTTTCGAGCGGTCCCATGCGTCTCTGCGCCCTGGCGTCTCTGCGCCCTGGCGTCTCTGCGCCCTGGCGTCTCTGCGCCCTGGCGTCTCTGAGCCCTGGCGTCTCTGCGTCAAGAAACATCCCAACGCTCAGCGAGGCACGAAACGCTAGCCCCCCAAACAATGGAACCATCCGAATTCTTGGCGAATCCGGCTACCAGTAGGCCGGACCGCAGCGATAGCGGAGTTCCGGCGGTGAGCTCAGGCGTCTTTGTAAACGACCTTGGACGATCCTTCGACGATCCGGCCAATGGGCGAGCAAGTGATGCCGGCCTCGGAAAGCTGGCTGGCGACGCTGGCGGCGTAGTACTCATTGACCACGACGGCCATGCCGATGCCCATGTTGAAGACGCGCCGCATCTCGGACGTTGCCACGTCACCGGTTTGTTGCAACCAGCGGAAGATGGGGTTGGGCGTCCAGGCGTTCGGATCGATCTCCGCGTTCACGCCAGGCGGCAGGATCCGGTCCAGGTTCTCTTCGATGCCACCACCGGTGATGTGAGCGATTCCGTGAAGGACTTGCTTGACTCGGTAGTGAGACTGGATCGCACGAATCGCCGAGACATAAATCTTGGTCGGACGCAAACAAACTTGAGCGAGTGTTTCAGGTGACGAGCTGTCTTCGTTCAGTTCATCGATCACATCGCTCCACTGATGCCCATGGTCGGCGATGATTTTTCGAACCAGGGAAAACCCGTTGCTGTGCAGGCCGGACGCTTGCAGTCCCAACACGACATCGCCGGGGGCAATCAGGTGGCCATCGACCAAACGCTTG includes these proteins:
- the purM gene encoding phosphoribosylformylglycinamidine cyclo-ligase → MASTYKDAGVDLDVYAESMSRLPRLMHRTFSPRVMPSDGGFAGLFRLDFPGKLFARNYEEPVLVSGTDGVGTKLKIAQTMNQHETVGIDLVAMCVNDLICTGAEPLFFLDYVAMGRDDPARLERIVQGISDGCVDGDLALLGGETAIMPDMYGTEDYDLAGFAVGVVERKRLVDGHLIAPGDVVLGLQASGLHSNGFSLVRKIIADHGHQWSDVIDELNEDSSSPETLAQVCLRPTKIYVSAIRAIQSHYRVKQVLHGIAHITGGGIEENLDRILPPGVNAEIDPNAWTPNPIFRWLQQTGDVATSEMRRVFNMGIGMAVVVNEYYAASVASQLSEAGITCSPIGRIVEGSSKVVYKDA